Within the Anaerolineales bacterium genome, the region CGAACCCTAGCGGGTGAGTGCGCGGGGCGGCCCCGCGGCGCGAGTCACTTCCGGGGTTCGAGTGTCCCCCCAATCAGGTCAGTTGGGCGTCCGGTTTCCCGGCCTTCTCCTGCCGCCTGGAGCCTTCCGTCGCCTTGGCCCGTTCGGCTGCCGCCCGGATGAAGGCATGGAACAACGGATGCGGACGCGTGGGCCGCGAGAGAAACTCCGGGTGGAATTGACTCCCTACCATAAATGGATGGTCTTTGAGCTCGGCGATCTCCACCAACCGCCCATCCGGCGAAAGGCCGGAGAAGACCATGCCGTGGGACCCCAGGATCTCCCGGTAGGTGTTGTTCAACTCAAAGCGGTGGCGATGCCGCTCGGAAACCTGGGGCTTGCCGTAGGCGGCCGCCGCAACTGACCCTGGGACCAGGTCGCACGGGTACAACCCCAAGCGCATCGTGCCCCCCATGCTGTCGATGCCGCGCTGCTCCGGCAGCAGATCGATGACCGGATGCGGCGTGCTGCGATCGAACTCCGTGGAGTTGGCATCCTCCGAGCCAAGCACGACCCGGGCGAACTCCACCACCATCAGCTGCATTCCCAGGCACAGCCCCAGGTACGGCACCTTGTTCGTCCGGGCATAGCGGGCGGCAGCGATCTTCCCCTCGACTCCCCGCGAGCCGAATCCCCCGGGAACGATGATGCCATGCGCCGACTCGAGCTCCTGCCAGCCTTTGCCTTTCTCCAGCTCGGCCGAGTGCAGCCAGATCAGGTCCGCATCCACTCCCGTCGCCAGGGCCGCATGGCGCACCGACTCACGCACGCTCATGTAGGCGTCCTTCAGCTCGACGTACTTGCCGACGATGGCGATGCGAAGCGTCGGCCGCTGGGTCCGGCTGCGGGCGATCAACGCTTCCCACTCCGTCCAATCCGGGCTCTGGCGCGCCGTCAGGCCGAGCCTGGATAGCATGTAGTCCCCCAACCCCTCGCGCTCCAGCAGCAGCGGCACCTCATACAGCACCTCGGTCGTCACCAGCGGGATGACAGCCTTTGGCTCAACGTCGCAGAACAGCCCGATCTTGGCCCGCAGGTCTTCGGGCACCGGATGGTCGGACCGGGCGACGATCACGTCTGGGGTGATCCCGATGGAGCGCAGCTCGCGCACGGAGTGCTGGGTCGGCTTGGTCTTGAGCTCGCCGGT harbors:
- a CDS encoding CTP synthase produces the protein MTKYIFLTGGVVSSVGKGVTASALGKLLKERGFRVSIQKLDPYINVDPGTMSPYQHGEVFVLDDGAETDLDLGHYERFIDISLSRVCNVTTGQIYSEVISRERRGDFLGGTIQVIPHITNEIKRRISLVPKETEAEIVLVEVGGTVGDIEGLPFLDALRQMRSELGRENTAFIHVTWLPHIGATGELKTKPTQHSVRELRSIGITPDVIVARSDHPVPEDLRAKIGLFCDVEPKAVIPLVTTEVLYEVPLLLEREGLGDYMLSRLGLTARQSPDWTEWEALIARSRTQRPTLRIAIVGKYVELKDAYMSVRESVRHAALATGVDADLIWLHSAELEKGKGWQELESAHGIIVPGGFGSRGVEGKIAAARYARTNKVPYLGLCLGMQLMVVEFARVVLGSEDANSTEFDRSTPHPVIDLLPEQRGIDSMGGTMRLGLYPCDLVPGSVAAAAYGKPQVSERHRHRFELNNTYREILGSHGMVFSGLSPDGRLVEIAELKDHPFMVGSQFHPEFLSRPTRPHPLFHAFIRAAAERAKATEGSRRQEKAGKPDAQLT